GGTGAAAAATTACATGttaaaagtaaataattaatgTTTTCATAATCTAAAATGGAAATTGCAATTGAACATAGAGATCTCGGTGTTCGAACCATcactctgaaaaaataaagtatagtaATAATTATAATAGTAAAGTAtagtataaaaaaattgatggataaaAATTAATCAGATTCGCTCTCGTCGGATTCTATCAGTTTTGGAAGtaactttttctgttttttattttcttttttagggatctcttcttcctcatcctcctcttcctcatcatcatcatcatcatcctcacACTCAGAATCTTTAACTTTTTTCacagattttggttttttttctgaacaggtttcttagtattttttttccttttcttttccttttcatcatcTTCATCCAACTCCTCTTTCTTActaaccttctttttctttttcggtttttcttcctcttcatccGATTCTACTTTCTTCTGAgatgttttctttgtctttggtTTGGTAGTCAGTACATATTTGTGAGATTTTCCCTCCGGCCCCAAATATTTGAGGTTGTAAGCCTCATCGTTGATCTTTTCTATAGCCTCATCTGATAAGTCGGACGTGTAAACTTTTGGAAGAAATACTTTTCTAAccacatttttaattaatattgaTGCTATAGTAGCATCTCCATATTTTGAGTCCGTTCTTTCTAATTTCAAAAGAGGATACGTCTTGTTTTTATTGTGTTCCGTCGGTGAGATAGTGTCATTGTTGACAAGCTTATGGATTGAATTGAATTCTTCCATATTTCTGGCGGCGTGAGTCGCTATGCGCCCTTGCCCTGAAGGGTGCCATCTGCTCGTGTACCCTCCATCTGGTGGCTAGAGTGAGGCCTTCAGCCGCGGCGGCTGCAATAGCCCTCTCATCATCTAGGAAGGCCTGCATATTTTGCCCTCTGGCCGTTCCATATAATACTCCGGAGCTCTGCGTTCCGGTGAGGTAGCTACCGCTACCGTTGTTAGCCGCCACCATAGTCGAGTTGGCGAAATTTGGACAACCACCTATCCCTGTAATGAAATTCGCCGAGTTCAATGATGCGGTGTCACTCCCGGCGTTCACACTATGATACATCGTCGCATTATTACCGTTGGCTGCTCCGGAGTCGCAGCTTCTGTATGTTGTCTCGTCTgcagggggaggagggggtgggtgGGCATGCGGGGGTTGGGGGGGTTGAGGGTTGCCCCCCCTGCTTCCTCTCATGGCTTAGACCCGCACTCTACACTCACTTTCTGCCACGCTTTTCGCTTCGGAGAATTCTAAGTCCAAATTCGCgggtgaaatttgaatttcggaaattcgaatttcccgccgaaaaagttcgaaaaattaaaaaacctaTTCTTATCACTTTTTGTCTGATTgatcggaaatttggcacagGTGTGCCCCTGTGTAAGATCAGGAAGAATCAGTCCCCTCCGGTGGGCTCCTGACAGAATTGCACCCTGTAGGGGCCTTTaaagttttggcgggaaatttgaaaatttcaaattttaccgcTTAACAGCTCGCACCGTTGACCCGGTCCCGCCTTGCATACACGCACTATGCACTTTATCTACCGTGTGCGTCACTCGGGTACAGTCACACGGAAGAGCCTACGCGGCTACGTGGAGATGTCACCATATGGTGCTTCACCGTTAATTAATGTCACaaacttttttcattaaaaaataagcgAATATGAGAAAAGAAAGTGATGTAAAATACTTAAAATGAAAACACTATAAATCTACTACACGAAATTAGACACAAATAAAGCAGTTCCTCACCAATTCGTCCAACGCGAAATATTGTGAGACGGCCAAAGACACACACCgtgataaaatgaaataaaacgtcGCACGAAAACGAAAATAGCAATCCGTACCTATTAAAGGCCAGTATTTTGCTTTGGGAATCGATTGAGTCCTAGGAACAATTTCTTCAAGCAGCTTTTTTCACCACACTCCAGTGACTATCCAAACGGCTCTCGAAAAATAACCGAAACATAACCGAACataaggtcattcgataattAGACATATCTCGAGGGGTATATTGATGATTGTGatccctgactttttttgcTATCTTAAAATCTATTCGAGTTGGAttatgataaaatttgaaacattttttacacaaataaatttttcttttacaactAGTTAGCTGACTCCTAATAAGAGATGAGAGACTAGTAATCCAACAATAATGAGATAATCCCTCCCCATTTGTAAAATAAAGTAGATCACGATGATCTATCCTGTTCAGGATCAGTAACTTTTAGAGGAGAGAATATCACGTTACCAAAATTTTGCTTTtgactaatatttttttatatttatcacCCTCTTGAACTGAACGAAACGTAAAAACAGAAATAGAAATGTTATTtgccttttcaaattttgaaatttgatctaaTCCAACGGGAAAATCTAACATGGAGAAATCATAAACTTTTGGTAAAGATTTATAAACGGATggtgaatttttgtttttaatgtcTTTACGGAGAAATTTACCCATAACCGCATAATAGAAACACCTTTCgtcttcaatttttacatttatcACAAAGTTAGAGTTAAAtggtaaaggaaaataattagaTCCCCTCGAAAGATTATAAAGTCTATTTACACGTAATTCAGAAcctaatattttttccaaaacccaACCAGATCCTGTCATATAAAAATCTTCATtctcttgcaaaatttcattaaatagacccttaaaaatttgttttaaatcaaTTGTCATGTAcacagttttattttttgttttaaaagtaattcttTGGTTTATTCCATCTTCCTCCGGTTTGACAAATTGTAAGTGTGTGAGAAGATTAATTTTTATCGGGTGAAATTCTTCAAGTATCTCACGAGTAGGTTTGTAAAAAAGGTTCATTACTTCTTAAGTATTTTGTTAAATCTAactgttttaaatcaaaatttttcaagaagtaTGTACGTAAGCGATTTTTCAGAGCAGATTCAATTAGAGTAATGGATTCGTTTAATAAGAAACATTTGTCAATATGATTTGAGGATTGGTAATGGTTAGAACCCTCTTCAAACCATTCTTTACACGTtgcacaaaaaatgattttcacaATCGGTATTTGTGCTTGTGTCTTTTAGTTTGAAGAAGGTAAACCTTTAcctttgtaattttgaaaatttttatgtcTAAGTTTTTCCGTATGTCCATCCCCATTTACATACCATCGACGACATGATTGACATCGGAATACCTCAAATGGAGGAAATGAAGATGAAACAGacttaattttatgtttttgaaaagaaatatgtTTTTGACTATGAAGATGATCACGATCATCAATAATACCACTGATCGCATAATGAACAATGtaataaatcgataaaaatatcaTCTTGAATGTCTAAAAGATTTGGACTCAGTAGGTTCTTTTATGTCTAAGACTTTGGAGATGAgaaccattttttaaaaaccaaaatttgcagataaaacaaaatacaaagaaaTCCCCATTTTTGGATATCTTTGACGCATCCGGATGTGAGAAGGTATGGGGCAAGGTTGTGTCATGTAAACTTCAGATCAGATaaacttcttgaaaaaaaaaatatcctttgtaaaagggaaaaaaggaactaAAAAATATCACAGCTGTGTCTTAAATCTAGCTTAACTTAAAACTGAACTACAGATGATCTGGCCGCGACGCGGGATTGGAGCTCCGCAGTTCGCTCACTCGCTCTAGACAGGGAGCGTTCAATGTCCCGAATTATCCTTCGTTGTACCCACGGGGCTGACGGGGCAACGTTGGTCCCTGAAACAAAGCGCGGTGGCATCTTTAAAGTTGATACCGAATAAACCAAGATCGGCTTCCTCGTTTTGATAGGGAAATCCAAGGAGTAATCATGTCGATTGTTAGTCAGTCTTGTGCTATACCTGTTAGCAAACTTGGGATTGTTGATTGCGCCAGCAACAAGGGAGAGAACAGGATCTGAGAGATACCCTATCAGAGTACCCAATGCTGGTATACTCTTCTCCAGTCAAACCAGCCTTTTAGATAGCCACTTGCAGCAAGGCTACGTAAGTGCGCTTCGTTATCAGGCCTCTGTTTCAAAGAGGACGCACACATGGATACTCGCCAATCATCCCTGTGCTTGGCACAATCTGTAATCTTGCCGTCATAAGGGGGAACTGGGGCATGGGGTTTGGGCATTTCTTTGTCATCATCGTCCTTTGCTCCATAAACGCTTTCTTCCTCCTCATCATCTTCATCCAAAGGTGTGAGTAACGGTTTCGGCTTGTCTTTGCATGTGGTGTCATCCtcgtttttcaaacaaaaatttacaaCATCCTTGATGATCTCGCCTACCACTGTTCCTGTTAGGACAcacaaagcaataaaaaattgcattttgtgGTTCATTTCCTATATTTTAGCACTTGGCCCGGCCCGTCGCACGGGCTGGGCTGGTAGGTGACGGGACGGTCAATCCGCGCACACAGAAGTCAGCCCTGTCACCAGTGACGGGCCGTCTTTAAATCAAGTCACGCCACACAGTTACGTATAGGAGTCATTCAAGTATTATTAAACATTAgtacattaaaaaattgaaaagaagcgTTTATTACCTGAACAGCTTAGAATGTCTCCTACTTCTTCCCATGCATTCTTGGTCAAGCGCTGGTCATGATGGCGTTTGTCCGTGGGATCATAAATAAAACTGTACTTTCGTACTTCTTCGATCAGCGCTCCGTCGttcataataattataatattattattagtaataataaaaaacagTTCGCACTGACCAAAACACACCTTAATTCCAGGGAAAACGCATTAACACTGGCGGGTGACGGGTCCGTCTCCGTCAAATTTTGCTCAAGAAGCAACCTGGCCGTCACGAGATGGCCGTCGAGCCGACCCGCAGCCTGTCTGCGCGGCCCCGTTTGATCTCATAGACAGTAAACCTCCCCTCCCGTCGCGACGGACCCTCAAGACCGACCGTTGCGGGCCGGATTCTGTCTGCTCACTGCTTAAAGCAGTGAGCAGACAGAATCCGGCCCGCACCGGTCCGGCCCGTCGTACGGGCTCGGCTGGTAGGTGACGGGACGGTCAATTCGCGCACACAGAAGTCAGCCCTGTCACCAGTGACGGGCCGTCTTTAAAAAGTGATGAATTCTCGCGGCATTTGTATTATCACATGAACTTTTCGCGCTTTTCTTATTAGGGGAGCGATCAGCAGGTTGCAGTGGGCATGCACTAGTGTCTGATGGAGATTTCATCGAGTGACGAGGACATCGTGCTCGCTTTGTTACTGgctgatgaagaagaagagcTGCAGCAAAATCGGCGACAAATTTGGACACATCCAATAAATTGAGGAGACCTGAACTTGGCGAGTTCAATACTTTGTTCCCAGATTTACTTAATGACGAACAGcgattctttaaattctttagAATGAGTGCTAATAAATTCTTTGAGTTAGTGAACACGCTTCCGGGACTACAAAAACAGGAAACCAATTACAGGAAATCAATTTCGCCGATGGAGAGACTCGCAGTGACATTAAAGTGAGTATCCGTTCCAgccaattttttattaaactattattttcacttttttcacttttttaactttcttgcCCTCGTAGaggtttttgaatttttttcaagtaaaaatattgagagaaaatgataaattttcgGACATACGCAATCAGACGTGaatatttgaagagaaaaaatctgTTGAGCTACTTATTGAAATAAACGagttttttttcgtaaaatagaACAGGTTATTCTTTGTTTTCATTTGCAAATAGGAGGTATTACGcatcaaaaattagaaaaaagttttcaaacaaaatcaaGTTCATCGACAGCTGTAAAATACTTTCTCACGTAAAATATAATTCGCATTCAGTCTTAAGAGACAACAAGCAAATTTTACAAGGTAGGAGGAATAATAGGGGTTTTCCACACTCTCGCAAAATTTACCAGGTCTAATATTTTTGACATTCGCCTGAAATGTTATGTtataggttttttttcttttttttttaaaaaaaatcgcaatgcCACAATGGAGTCAGGCCCCTTGACTTCAAAGCGCCTCAAATGAACGAGTATAATttaaaaatcgttgacattATTATTGGCAAATGAAGAAAGCTTTCTAAAGAAAATGAGGAGGAATGACGACAGTTGCCGCAGAAAATAAAGTGATTTAGTGATGACTTAAATTCTTCCaatatcgatgtatcgattcggattttggaagaaaacaaaataattactTCAAAACATGAACCGCTGAAAATGATTCCATGGTTGTTTACCCAATGTTTttgattcaaaaataaaatgataaatgcCAGTCTCTCTGTGTTTTCATATTAAACAAATAAGTAAACACTATTAATGTGGTCTTAGTATGTGATTTTGAGTTGGttttaattttgaggttattgtTTTGCTTTCCTTCAAAATCCTAATCGATATATGCGACATCGGGTcgatgacgtagtcactaaatcagtctatagtGACTTATGAGGAGAAATTTTGGAGCGGTTCAATGGAGATAAAAGTCTTAGCACCGTAAACATCCATGAGTCGTAGAGATGCGTCGAGGTCAggcaaaattatgaagaaagtATTATgctcatgaaaaattttattgcctgaaaatttgacagttaTAAGATAATGGAAACAAATAAACgtacagaaaattttacattaaattctgaaaatcaaTTAGGTGAGAATTATCTGGACTTAGGAGTTTTCTCATTTCAAATTAATGGAAGAGAGCAATTAATATTATGAATTCAAAACAAAGAATTATGAAAAGTAGGCAAGGTCTTAGAGACGTAAAAAAGAATGCCCCGTTTCCTGGCTCTCCGATAAAAAGTCACCCTCCAGGGTGCTTTGGGACCGTTCCCTTGAAGAGAATTGAAATACCTGCCCTGAGTCTGGGGTTATTATTTGACCCTGAGTAATAGAGAAATCCACAGGTCTAACGGGAGAGATGTTACGGGCGATATCAGATAATGAGTTCACCGAGGAGCAAGAATTAACTGAAATGACAGAGGAAGAGGGAGTGATGGAGGGTGACGGAGGGACAGGAGGATATTGTGCGAAAAAATTGGAACGGGTGGTTGTGTGGGTAGAAGGAACAGCATGATTTGAAGCCTCCTCACTTAAAAGTGATTGCATCTCAAAATCTGCAATTATTGAACTCACCTGTGCCTTTACTTTAATCTGAAAAATGGGCTTCATTTTCCTTACTGTCGCTTCCATAGCCGCAAAAAACTTGGACAAATGATCATCCTCGGGCTTCTTCTTCGAAGCTAAGTACGCTTGCAGGACTTGACTGCTTGCCGTTTGTTTGATAGGCGggttttagttttttccttcttctgcGAGGTAGGGGCGAGAGAGTCGTTTTTTCCAGCTGCAGAGGCGGATGTTGAAGGGGTAGTTGAGACAGTTGCTACAGGAGGAGGTGCTGACGAAGTCGTAGGTACTATTGGTGGCACTGGACCatcatttgactcaaaattttcaggaaactcaGTTTCTTCAGAGTCGGAAAATTGTGTTTCGTCATTTTCGATGCCGATGACGTCTGAAGTATCCTCTTCCGCCAAATTGGACTTCTGGCCTCTTTCTCGCATGGAccccttcaaaaatgacatTACATCCTCATACCTCCATTTTGCCTTTTTCTTAGCCGGGTCGCCACTTCTACTTCTATTGACAACATGTCTACGGTACTGGTCTCTGAGACTGCTCCATCGTTTCTTACAATCTGAAACTGATTAAAAAGCAAGAAATGGCTCAGATTTTCTCCTAgctgctaaaaatttaaaattttggggagtttaaatattacaacgtgcttgaatttctttttttcagagttCTCGGGCATGGAGACTCAATCTACACCACCGCATGCAGCTACAGAATGGGAGAGTCCACCGTTCGAGGCATAGTTTTCGAAACGAGCAAGCTAATTTGGGAAACGCTGAAAGACACCTGGATGCCGAAACCAACTGAAGAAACTTGGCTGCGAAATGCAGAAAGATTTTGGACTCTGTGGAATTACCCTAATTGCATTGGGGCGATTGATGGAAAGCATGTAGTTTTTGAAAAGCCAAGAAAATCGGGTTCACTATTCTTCAATTACAAAAAAGAATTCAGCATTGTTCTACTAGCCCTTGTAGATGCAGATTACAGATTCATCACCGTCGATGTCGGCTCATACGGCCGAAATAGCGATGGTGGCATTTTCAGATCCTCAAGTCTGGGAAAATCCCTGGCTAATGGCACTCTCAATATTCCTCCGCCAAAAGCGTTGCCTTACTCAGAGGTTACTGTGCCGATGGTGATCGTTGGAGATGAGGCGTTCCCGCTCTTGACTAATTCTATGAGACCCTTTCCTGGTGCTTATCTCGGAGATGACGTTCCAAAAAAGATATACAATTACCGTCATTCCAGAGCGCGAAGAGTCAGCGAAAATGCATTTGGCATTCTCgctaaaaaattcagaatttatGGCAAAAAATTCAGCTTTCAGCCCGAGACCATGGATTATATTATACTCGCGACTACGATCCTACACAATTTCCTGAGAGACGATAAATGTTGCTGGCAACCAGGCGAATTTGAAATGGATGCTGTCACTGAAGGCCTGGGAGAAATCCCAGGGATAGGAGGTAACAACCCACGAGATGCTTTCGAAATCCGTGATATTTacatggcttactttatgtCAGAAGCTGGATCGGTCCCATGGCAATGGCAAGCAACATTATCAGCTCAAAGAGACACCTAATTATTAAGAATAGAAAAAGTCCTTCCTCTGAAGAAACTTAAAACTCAATATAGTTTTTTCACTCTCGCTCGGTTTTAGATTTTAATAGAAATACTTATTCGTGTTTTCCAAAGTATCGGACTGATCCTTCAATGTCATCCACTCTTTTTCCGGCGTGTGCCATACCAGAAATGTCATTTTGAACTCGAATAAATCATtgtttaatggtaaaaaaaaaacaaaaaacaacagaACCTACTTTTCATTCTTTACCTACCTACCTTTTCTTTCAAGTGAGAAAACTAGCTCTGGACACCTCCCCCCGGTGCCAAGcgcaggaaaaaaattgaaaattcgacGCGAAGCGCTGACTTTACAATAACATGGGGCCGAAAATCGGCGCGATGGGCCTAAATGTTGTGgtaaagaggggggggggggggggggttccaaaAGCCCGAATTTCGGCGTggcgtaatttatgaacggccccttgtGTAACGGCAGATTCTGCAAAAAGAAACTTTCCTATTAAAAAGAGGGACCGTCCTTAAATTAAGTCACGCCACATTGCCACATAGTTACTTATAGGAGTCATTCAAGTATTATTAAACACTagtacctacattaaaaaattaaaaaatcttttATTACCTGAACAGCTTAGAGTGTTTGCAATTTCCTCccacgcatttttagtcaagcGTTGGTCGTGGTGGCGCTTGTCCTTCGGATCATAAAGAAAATTGTACTTGCGTACCTCCTCAATAAGCGCCTCGTCGTTCATAATGATAATTATACTATTAtgattttaataataataaaaatagttCGCACTGGCCACAACAACACAACTGGAATCGAAGGAAAACACAACAATACTGGCGGGTTGACGAGTCCGTCTCCGtcaaattttgctcaaaaagcAACCTGGCCGTCACGAGACGGCCGTCGATCCGCGCCGAGCCGAGCCGAGCCTAGCCGAGCCGGAGCCTGTCTGCGCGGCCCCATTTGATCCCATAAAAAGCAAACCTTCCGTCGCGACGGACCGTCAAGACGGGCCGGTGCGGGCCGGTGCGGGCCGGATTCTGTCTGCTCACTGCTTCCGTGGTTTGTTGAGGACGAAACGATGAACGCCTTTTCTAAATCCTCCGGGTAGAACGACACATTGTggtaaaaaacaacaacaaccgGTGCATGATCGAAAGTTATTATACACCGGGCACCGAAAGTGGACCGCACGGTACGGGAGATTTGTTCTAACGTAAATGTTGACAACGCGAGGCGAACCAAGGATCGATCAAATGCAAAAGTGTTCTCCATGGTCGAGATTAGGTTAGAACgggaaaaaatatgagaagagGTGAGGCTAGCCCAATAGTCCATTACCTCGGTTGCTGAAGAATATCAGTCTGATGTCTCGTATCATGCAAATACAACTTACAGAACATATAAATTAATCACTATTGAAGGTAAGTGTTTAGATTTCTCATGCAAATCTTACTAAGGCTAGGGCGATGGAGATTATTGCGAATTGCATCCTGGACTGCTGCGGGATGGTCCTggagatttccttttgattctgCGAGTGGCGTTGCAGGATGGCCGAGGGGATGCCTTATTGAAGCTCTCCAAGTTCAGTGTCGGTCTGGCTCCAAAATTCTTGGGGTGCTGTTTGACTGTGCACATTCTATTGGGAGTATTCTTTTTGGATTGTACATTCAGATGTCGCAGATTTTTGGAGCAACTGCTGCAAGCACTTAGATCGAGGTGAGGCAGATGAAGCTTGAGAATGGCATATTAACAACCCAGATCTTAGCAAGCAATCTTCCTTCTTTGTTTCGACCGCGAATGACACATTTTTCCAATGAATTTGATAGAAACTGTCTGATGTCTCGTATTTTACCCGATGATCTCCTTTTAGCCAGCCCATGTTTATAAGATCTTGGAGTCACGATGAGAAAGTATAGTGCTTTGTTCTTTTCGTTAACGTGAGTAAGAAATGCGGTTGATGCGCTGTAGAACAATCCGTGGTCTTCTCGGTAGATAGAATCAGATAGAGATGATTGATTGAGCAGGCTCGAGTTAAAAAGCTCTCTGTTTGAAGTGCTTATGTAGCATGGAGCTTCTAATCAAAATGTAAATGTAGGCTGGTAACCTACAAAAATAATAGAATTTATGGATAAATATATCTCCAAAAGAATGAAAACAATATATAGGAatacaaaataatatttttggaaTAATAAACGTATTTGCCAAAAGTAACTTTTCAAAATCAcataatgaaaaagaaatgctGCACCTACATTCAGTCatataatgaaaattttagtgaaaaacaTAACATTTATCTAGGAAAAATGGAGACGCAGGTGATTGAAGCCTGCTTTCATGAGAGATAGCTTATTTggtctactaaaatttcattataAGCTTCTACGGTCCTGAATATTTAGCGTCGATGTGCGCGTTTGCACCAAGGTTTTCCTTTAAGGGAATTTAGTTCGTTCCTTACTCAATCCTTCAAATTGCGCCATGTGCGCTGGAGTTCAGGGTGTTTTTCCAAGCATTTTTCACATGGCTCATTCCGGGTAATTTTCCTTCAGTCAAGAATTTCTCAAACGTAGTTTCCATGATCGAAATTTCTTGAGATGACCAGGCTTTTCGGGTGTGTTTCACTCTCTTGCTGCTACCTGACTTCTGTTGTAAGTCAAAGGAAGAGCTGGACACAAAGCTGCAGCTAGGTTTATTACCTACTCAAAATGTTTGAAGTGTCGAAATTTTGTGCTGCGGAGTTTCTCTGGCTCGGATGCCCCGCAAACGTGAGATATTTTTCGGATACATTCTGCCCCACAAACTGGGGTTAAACATTTTGGATTagcaaaaatatatttattttcaggAGGCACCCCTGCTGCTTCTCGGAGTCCAATTAGTTTATTAAGCAATAAAACCATATCAGGTAACAGAATGATATCTacatttcttctcctctttccAAGAATCTCTCCAAGTCCAAGGCTATAATGCTTTGCTGGCCGAAAAATCCGCGGACAACTCGCGATATTCTGTCGACGGCTATGTTAGCCGTCGACAGGGTCATGCGCACTAGCGATCGCTCGAACTCCATTGCGAATAAAGGAAAATTTTGGGTGCGAAGGGATATGAACCCAACGAGAGCACAGCAAGAACTAAGTCGGAGGAGGGTGTGGAAGTTACGAGAGCTGTAGAGTCTGTCCTGCAAAATTTAGACTGTGCCCAAGAACAAGCGCGCGCacttgcaaaattaaaattcaagcaCACGTAACAGCTCGCGGGTGGACATCTGCGAATGTTTGTTCATAACGGTCGCGCAGTAAACAAACGGATCAGTAAGTGTTTGACCCCCGCAGAAGCCGCACGTCGTTTCGTTCCAGAATTTGAGGTTAGGAACCGAATCCTCCCCAAGTTAGTTTGGGGATCCTGACTCATGTGGGACTCACGAGATTCTGATTCAGGGATTCTAAGTCATGTGGGATTGTGAGTCAAGGGATACTGGGGatgtcaaaattaaaattcaagcgCACGTTCGCATGAACGCGTGTAACGGTTGTGAACGGGTGTAACGGCCTCGCAGTGAACAAACGGGTCAGTAAGTGTTTGAGCTCGGAGGATGCGGGACGTCGTTCCAGAATTTGAGGTTAGGATCCTCACATCGGTAACACAGGCATGTAACAATTGTACTAGGGGTTCTAACTCTGGGGATTCTGACTCTGGGGATTCTGACTCAGGGGATTTTGACTCTGTGGGATTCTAACTCTGGGGATTCTGACTTCTGGGGATTCTGATTCAGGGGATTCTGATTCCGGGGATTTTGACTCAAGGGGATTCTGACTCGGGGGATTCTGACTCTGTAGGCTCTGCCTGACCGATCCCGGTTGGGTGGGGCCGCTCGGGCGGGGCCGAGTCCCCCAGAGTCAGAATCCCCTGAATCAGAATCCCCTGAATCAGAATCCCCTGAATCAGAATCCCACTGATCAGAATCCCCTGAATCAGAATCCCACATGAGTCAGAATCCCACATGAGTCAAAATCCCACATGAGCCAAAATCCCCTGGATGCTATATCCCCCTGATGCGGTATCCCCGCAACCCCTCATTTTACACCCTTC
The genomic region above belongs to Bemisia tabaci chromosome 8, PGI_BMITA_v3 and contains:
- the LOC140225296 gene encoding uncharacterized protein, coding for MSANKFFELVNTLPGLQKQETNYRKSISPMERLAVTLKVLGHGDSIYTTACSYRMGESTVRGIVFETSKLIWETLKDTWMPKPTEETWLRNAERFWTLWNYPNCIGAIDGKHVVFEKPRKSGSLFFNYKKEFSIVLLALVDADYRFITVDVGSYGRNSDGGIFRSSSLGKSLANGTLNIPPPKALPYSEVTVPMVIVGDEAFPLLTNSMRPFPGAYLGDDVPKKIYNYRHSRARRVSENAFGILAKKFRIYGKKFSFQPETMDYIILATTILHNFLRDDKCCWQPGEFEMDAVTEGLGEIPGIGGNNPRDAFEIRDIYMAYFMSEAGSVPWQWQATLSAQRDT